The segment GTTTTGGTAATTATTTTTCTAGTAGCTTCAGAGTTATGCACATAAGCTTATCACTCTAAAGCTTAGACCTTTGctgttaataaattttcttgTTCATATCTTTGATTAAAACTCTGTTTTCCTCTGTTTATCAGAAGCTAACAAGTCAGCCATGTATGAGCCAGCTTAGCCTCAGAAAAGGACTTGCCTCTGGTGTGATTAAGTTGTTCTCTTCGCCTCTCAAGACTCTGTGCGATGCTGGAAGATCTGTCCACGTGTCAAGATTCTGCAGTACCTCTAATATCTCTTCCTCATTGCAAATTGAACTGGTTTGTGTCTTGTGATACTTTTCTTACTTATCTAACTGTTGCTTTcgtaatccttttttttttatttctttgcaGGTGCCATGTCTCGCCGACAACTACGCTTATATATTGCACGACGAGGAGACTGGTACAGTTGGTGTGGTTGACCCTTCTGAAGCTGTTCCCGTTATGAATGCCTTAAAGCAGAATGGTCAAAACTTAACATATATACTGAATACACATCACCATTATGATCACACTGGTGGGAACTTGGAATTAAAAGACAAGTATGGTGCAAAGGTAGGCGGGGatgtttcttctctctctttgtccatatatctattaaaatacaTTCTAGACTTGTCTTGTAATAATTAATACAATGGCATGTACTTTAGGTGGTCGGCTCAGCTGTAGATAGTAAACGGATTCCTGGAATTGATATAGCTCTGAAAGATGGTGATAAGTGGGAGTTCGCTGGCCATGAAGTCCATGTTATGGAAACTCCTGGCCACACAATAGGTTTGTTACCGCATTTCACCTGTCAGTGTTTAACTTAGTATACTCCTGCTTTATAGTGGTTTCAAAGCTCACTTATTTTATCCGTATACCAAACTAACCGAATACCAAAACTGAACCGAATTTTATTTTGGGTTAATTTGGTAAGGTTTATGTCGAACTGAACTAACCGAATaccaaaccaaatcaaattttatttcaGGTTAATTCGGTAAGATTTATGTCAGAaccaaattaaacaaaaaccgAACTACCCGAACCGGCAGGCCTACTGCTTTAAGCCTTGTTCTCAAAAATTCTCATTTTCTCTTGTAGGCCATATTAGTTTCTACTTTCCAGGGGCACGAGCAGTTTTCACTGGGGACACCTTATTTAGCTTATCGTGTGGTAAGCTCTTCGAAGGTACTCCAGAGCAGGTATGCATCATTTATAATAATCTTTCATTGTTGCCAGAGCATTGTACTTTTTTAACAGTCCTtgtattcttcttttttaaacAATCTGGATCTTGTTCTGCAGATGCTAGCTTCGCTCCAGAGGATAGTTGCTTTGCCAGATGACACAAGCATATATTGTGGCCATGAATACACACTGGTTTGTGATCATTATATTAGGTACCACACATTTGGAATTTTATCTAacattaaatgttttttttttattttgcagaGTAACTCCAAGTTTGCGTTATCTATAGAACCAACTAACGAGGTACTCCAGTCTTACGCAGCCTACGTTGCAGAGCTCCGTGGCAAGAAGTTACCTACGGTAAATCTTTCTT is part of the Brassica rapa cultivar Chiifu-401-42 chromosome A09, CAAS_Brap_v3.01, whole genome shotgun sequence genome and harbors:
- the LOC103843568 gene encoding probable hydroxyacylglutathione hydrolase 2, chloroplastic, translating into MQAISKVSSAASLFRCSTKLTSQPCMSQLSLRKGLASGVIKLFSSPLKTLCDAGRSVHVSRFCSTSNISSSLQIELVPCLADNYAYILHDEETGTVGVVDPSEAVPVMNALKQNGQNLTYILNTHHHYDHTGGNLELKDKYGAKVVGSAVDSKRIPGIDIALKDGDKWEFAGHEVHVMETPGHTIGHISFYFPGARAVFTGDTLFSLSCGKLFEGTPEQMLASLQRIVALPDDTSIYCGHEYTLSNSKFALSIEPTNEVLQSYAAYVAELRGKKLPTIPTTVKMEKACNPFLRTGNMDIRRVLGVPETADEAEALGVIRRAKDNFKA